Proteins co-encoded in one Desulfovibrio sp. Huiquan2017 genomic window:
- a CDS encoding NAD+ synthase — protein MRIGVLQLNQMVGDLDGNRARIVAAARRAADMGADLCLTPEMALTGYPPRDLLLYDGFIRRADEVAQELARELADGPPLLLGSVEPNRKGPGKSIFNCALWCEGGAVVKSVRKTLLPTYDVFDEARYFEPAPEGDPEANIIRHRGKTLAVTICEDAWNDKDYWDTRSYARDPLEEIAGHKPDLILNLSASPLFLGKQALRENMLGAVVRKYATPLVYANQVGGNDDLIFDGRSCAFGPDGTLIARARGFEEQVLIVDTDERGSIAEDDFSRPAETWHALVLGTRDYVRKSRFSSALVGLSGGIDSAVTAAVAAEALGPENVTCVLMPSPYSSRGSIDDSLELAKNLGIKTLTLPIEPIMRAFETTLAVPFAGHAPDTTEENIQSRIRGNLLMALSNKYGSLLLTTGNKSELAVGYCTIYGDMSGGYAVISDVDKTGVFKVARWYNENVRPGIPAAIISKPPSAELRPDQKDQDSLPPYEVLDAILERHVERHQSRGDIVRAGFDEATVNRVLDLVRFAEFKRRQAAPGIKLTPRSFGTGWRMPLACRREI, from the coding sequence ATGAGAATCGGCGTGTTGCAACTCAATCAGATGGTCGGCGACCTGGACGGCAACCGAGCCCGGATCGTGGCGGCGGCGCGGCGGGCCGCCGACATGGGCGCGGACCTCTGTCTGACGCCGGAGATGGCCCTGACCGGGTACCCCCCCCGGGACCTGCTCTTGTACGACGGCTTCATCCGGCGCGCGGACGAAGTGGCCCAGGAGCTGGCGCGCGAACTGGCCGACGGCCCGCCGCTGTTGCTCGGCTCGGTGGAGCCCAACCGCAAGGGCCCCGGCAAATCCATCTTCAACTGCGCCCTCTGGTGCGAAGGCGGCGCCGTCGTCAAGTCCGTGCGCAAGACCCTGTTGCCCACCTACGACGTCTTCGACGAAGCCCGCTATTTCGAGCCCGCCCCCGAAGGCGATCCCGAGGCGAACATCATCCGCCACCGGGGCAAGACCCTGGCCGTGACCATCTGCGAGGACGCCTGGAACGACAAGGACTATTGGGACACCCGGAGCTACGCCCGCGATCCCCTGGAGGAGATCGCCGGGCACAAGCCGGACCTGATCCTGAACCTGTCCGCCTCCCCCCTCTTCCTGGGCAAGCAGGCGCTGCGCGAAAACATGCTCGGCGCCGTGGTCCGCAAGTACGCCACGCCATTGGTCTACGCCAATCAGGTGGGCGGCAACGACGACCTGATCTTTGACGGCCGGTCCTGCGCCTTCGGCCCCGACGGAACGCTCATCGCCCGAGCCCGGGGGTTCGAGGAACAGGTGCTCATCGTGGACACCGACGAGCGCGGTTCCATCGCCGAAGACGACTTTTCCCGCCCGGCGGAGACTTGGCACGCCCTGGTCCTGGGCACCCGAGACTACGTGCGCAAGAGCCGTTTTTCCTCGGCCCTGGTCGGGCTGTCCGGGGGTATCGATTCGGCGGTGACCGCAGCCGTGGCCGCCGAGGCCCTCGGCCCGGAGAACGTGACCTGCGTGCTCATGCCCTCGCCTTATTCGAGCCGGGGGTCCATCGACGATTCCCTGGAGCTGGCCAAAAACCTCGGGATCAAGACCCTGACCCTGCCCATCGAGCCGATCATGCGCGCTTTCGAGACCACCCTGGCCGTCCCCTTTGCCGGGCACGCCCCGGACACCACCGAGGAGAACATCCAGTCGCGCATCCGGGGCAACCTGCTCATGGCCCTGTCCAACAAATACGGTTCCCTGCTCCTGACCACGGGCAACAAGTCTGAACTGGCCGTGGGCTACTGTACCATCTACGGAGACATGTCCGGCGGCTACGCGGTCATCTCGGACGTGGACAAAACCGGGGTCTTCAAGGTGGCCCGCTGGTACAACGAGAACGTGCGCCCGGGCATCCCCGCGGCGATCATCAGCAAACCCCCGTCCGCGGAGCTGCGGCCGGACCAGAAGGACCAGGACTCCCTGCCGCCCTACGAGGTCCTGGACGCCATCCTGGAACGGCACGTGGAACGCCACCAGTCGCGGGGAGACATCGTGAGGGCCGGTTTCGACGAAGCCACGGTGAACCGGGTTCTGGATCTGGTGCGTTTCGCCGAGTTCAAACGCCGACAGGCCGCGCCGGGCATCAAGCTGACCCCGCGATCCTTCGGCACAGGCTGGCGCATGCCCCTGGCCTGCCGCCGCGAGATATAG
- a CDS encoding sigma-54 dependent transcriptional regulator: MPAKILIIDDEESIRLSLRGILEDEGLSVVEAESGEEGFELLGTDIPDLIFLDIWLPGMDGLKALEILSRDFEGLPVIMISGHGTIETAVKALKKGAFDFIEKPLSLEKVVVSARNGLEFSRLRQENQALKTRISSEQPITLTGESRPIAELREVIGRVAPTESWVLITGENGTGKEIVARSIHNQSSRADRPLVAVNCAAIPEELIESELFGHEKGAFTGAERAQEGKFELADGSTLFLDEIGDMSLKTQAKILRILQEQAFEHVGGRKTIKVDVRVIAATNKDLAREIEAGNFREDLYYRLKVFPLELPPLRDRAEDIPLLISDFIDTLVRQHGFKPIAFAPEALAMLKEYAWPGNVRELKNFVERMFIMYAGDTVTPDRLPPEYKPVRRAAEPTPPPTAESAPLDDLIGQGPTDLKQARADFEARFLEAKLREFDGNISQLAKAIGLERSSLYRKLKAYNIQTD, from the coding sequence ATGCCCGCAAAGATCCTGATCATCGACGACGAAGAATCCATCCGTCTCTCCCTGCGCGGCATCCTCGAAGACGAAGGGTTGTCCGTAGTCGAGGCCGAATCCGGCGAAGAGGGCTTCGAACTGCTTGGCACCGACATCCCGGACCTGATCTTCCTGGACATCTGGCTGCCCGGCATGGATGGCCTCAAGGCCCTGGAAATCCTCTCCCGGGACTTCGAGGGGCTGCCCGTAATCATGATCTCCGGCCACGGGACCATCGAAACCGCGGTCAAGGCGCTCAAGAAGGGGGCCTTCGACTTCATTGAAAAGCCGCTCTCCCTGGAAAAGGTCGTGGTCTCGGCGCGCAACGGGCTGGAATTCTCCCGCCTGCGCCAGGAAAACCAGGCCTTGAAGACGCGCATCTCCTCGGAACAACCCATCACCCTGACCGGCGAGTCCCGGCCCATCGCCGAGCTGCGCGAGGTCATCGGCCGGGTCGCCCCCACTGAATCCTGGGTGCTGATCACCGGCGAGAACGGTACGGGCAAGGAGATCGTGGCCCGATCCATCCACAACCAGTCGTCGCGCGCCGACCGACCGCTGGTGGCGGTCAACTGCGCGGCCATCCCCGAGGAGCTCATCGAATCCGAACTGTTCGGCCACGAGAAAGGTGCCTTCACCGGCGCGGAAAGGGCCCAGGAAGGCAAGTTCGAGCTGGCCGACGGCTCCACCCTGTTCCTGGACGAGATCGGCGACATGTCCCTCAAGACCCAGGCCAAGATCCTGCGTATCCTCCAGGAGCAGGCCTTCGAGCACGTGGGCGGGCGCAAGACCATCAAGGTGGACGTACGCGTCATCGCCGCCACCAACAAGGACCTGGCCCGGGAGATCGAGGCGGGCAACTTCCGCGAGGACCTCTACTACCGGCTCAAAGTCTTCCCCCTGGAACTGCCGCCCCTGCGCGATCGCGCGGAGGACATCCCGCTGCTGATCAGCGACTTCATCGACACCCTGGTCCGCCAGCACGGTTTCAAGCCCATCGCATTCGCCCCCGAGGCCCTGGCCATGCTCAAGGAATACGCCTGGCCCGGCAATGTGCGCGAACTCAAGAATTTCGTGGAGCGCATGTTTATCATGTACGCGGGCGACACCGTCACCCCGGACCGCCTGCCCCCGGAATACAAGCCCGTGCGCCGGGCCGCCGAACCGACTCCACCCCCGACCGCCGAAAGCGCCCCCCTGGACGACCTCATCGGCCAAGGCCCGACCGACCTCAAACAGGCCCGCGCCGACTTCGAGGCCCGCTTCCTCGAAGCCAAACTCCGCGAATTCGACGGCAACATCTCCCAACTCGCCAAGGCCATCGGCCTGGAACGCAGCTCCCTCTACCGCAAACTCAAGGCCTACAACATCCAGACGGACTAG
- a CDS encoding MarR family transcriptional regulator translates to MRPATPATDAELAGLFRLASRLMARASHRRDHAHHAQYQVLSILLENGPMPQGELLEILDVRSSSLSELLRKLEDRGLILRERNEADRRSFIISPTDAARALAPADNGADADSPFDRLDEDERGQLRTILGKLVASLREDPMTGGPGGGRGFGPGGCGGPGGGRGKGRGPGNGFGRGRRGGR, encoded by the coding sequence ATGAGGCCCGCCACCCCCGCAACCGATGCCGAGTTGGCCGGGCTCTTCCGCCTGGCCTCCCGGCTCATGGCGCGCGCCTCCCACCGCCGCGACCATGCGCACCACGCCCAGTACCAGGTCCTGTCCATCCTCCTCGAAAACGGCCCCATGCCCCAGGGCGAACTGCTCGAAATCCTCGATGTGCGCTCTTCATCCCTGAGCGAACTCTTGCGCAAGCTTGAAGACCGGGGGCTCATCCTCCGGGAACGCAACGAGGCGGACCGACGCAGTTTCATCATCTCCCCCACGGACGCGGCCCGCGCCCTGGCTCCGGCTGACAACGGGGCCGACGCGGACAGTCCGTTCGACCGCCTGGATGAGGACGAGCGCGGCCAATTGCGCACCATCCTCGGCAAACTCGTCGCTTCCCTGCGCGAAGACCCCATGACCGGCGGACCCGGCGGCGGGCGAGGCTTCGGTCCGGGCGGATGCGGCGGCCCCGGCGGCGGGCGCGGCAAGGGACGCGGCCCGGGCAACGGCTTCGGACGCGGACGGCGCGGCGGCCGATAA
- a CDS encoding class I SAM-dependent methyltransferase gives MWDPENYEAWFDTPEGRYALDREVLLLQEVLAGWPRRKRKILEIGCGTGLFMETLYQMGLDVTGMDRSPEMLAAARKRFGNRAELHVGHGENTPFSDNEFDYALLWSVLEFADDPEGMLTEAARVAEKGMLIGYLNKNSLYYYMNIRGSGSSMAQAHWFTWCEMQDLVHKVTGLRPTLARSVLPGPMKTWKPTGLANQLNAHILPPALGAFVAVRVDFTNMKPLTPLFAWKTEPEMG, from the coding sequence ATGTGGGATCCCGAAAATTACGAAGCCTGGTTCGACACCCCCGAGGGGCGCTACGCCCTGGACCGCGAGGTGCTCCTCCTGCAGGAGGTCCTGGCGGGGTGGCCGAGACGCAAGCGCAAGATCCTCGAAATCGGCTGCGGAACCGGCCTGTTCATGGAAACCCTCTATCAGATGGGCCTGGACGTCACCGGCATGGACCGTTCGCCCGAAATGCTCGCGGCCGCCCGAAAGCGGTTCGGCAACCGGGCCGAACTGCACGTGGGCCACGGTGAGAACACGCCCTTCTCGGACAACGAGTTCGACTATGCCCTGCTCTGGTCCGTGCTCGAATTCGCCGACGACCCCGAGGGCATGCTGACCGAGGCCGCGCGCGTGGCCGAGAAAGGCATGCTCATCGGCTATCTGAATAAGAACTCCCTGTATTACTACATGAACATACGGGGCTCCGGGTCCTCCATGGCCCAAGCCCACTGGTTCACCTGGTGCGAGATGCAGGACCTCGTCCACAAGGTCACGGGCCTGCGCCCCACCCTGGCCCGCTCGGTCCTGCCCGGGCCCATGAAGACCTGGAAGCCCACGGGCCTGGCCAACCAGCTCAACGCCCACATACTGCCACCGGCCCTGGGCGCGTTCGTGGCCGTGCGCGTGGACTTCACCAACATGAAGCCGCTCACCCCCCTCTTCGCCTGGAAGACCGAGCCGGAAATGGGCTAG
- a CDS encoding glycosyltransferase: MSAEPIIAWIGGGYFNEPFGKLGFDVRRIPFFTPRVLDWETVCAEAGGRPDIVLYADASVPPPLVGLERFPCLTVFYCVDSHIHEWYPLYAQAFDLCAVSLRDHLPRMRLRLDGERVFWLPPFPIRGERPPASPPERIWDVLFVGRTNPETTPLRLWFLAEMARRVSGLEVREGAFDTLFPQARIVLNIAEMGDLNFRVFEALATGACLLTPRVGHGQDRLFQDGLHLFTYELNNPQDAADKAAFLLEHPELCERAREAGRAEIDARHRRRHRVATLADRIAGLDRESAVRERLAAAEYIREKYLRLLFLHWASEMDDPGTQRMYLDAARGKDAVCPHDDLLGKKSI, translated from the coding sequence ATGTCTGCTGAACCCATCATCGCCTGGATCGGCGGGGGATATTTCAACGAGCCGTTCGGGAAGCTCGGGTTTGACGTCCGGCGCATCCCGTTTTTCACGCCCAGGGTTCTCGATTGGGAGACGGTGTGCGCGGAGGCGGGAGGCAGGCCCGACATCGTCCTCTACGCCGACGCCAGCGTGCCCCCGCCCCTGGTCGGTCTGGAACGGTTTCCCTGCCTGACCGTTTTTTACTGCGTGGATTCGCACATCCACGAATGGTACCCGCTGTATGCCCAGGCGTTCGATCTCTGCGCGGTCAGCCTGCGGGATCACCTGCCGCGGATGCGGCTGCGTCTGGACGGGGAGCGGGTCTTTTGGCTGCCTCCCTTCCCCATTCGCGGGGAGCGTCCTCCGGCATCCCCGCCGGAACGGATTTGGGATGTCCTGTTCGTGGGCCGGACGAATCCTGAGACCACGCCGTTGCGTCTGTGGTTCCTTGCGGAGATGGCCCGGCGCGTAAGCGGGCTGGAGGTCCGCGAGGGGGCCTTCGACACCCTTTTCCCTCAGGCCCGGATAGTCCTGAACATCGCCGAGATGGGGGATTTGAACTTTCGCGTTTTTGAGGCGCTGGCCACCGGGGCCTGCCTGCTGACCCCCAGGGTGGGACACGGGCAGGACCGTCTTTTTCAGGACGGCCTGCATCTGTTCACCTACGAGTTGAACAACCCGCAGGACGCCGCCGACAAAGCCGCATTCCTGCTGGAGCACCCCGAGCTGTGCGAACGCGCCCGGGAGGCCGGGCGGGCCGAGATCGATGCGCGGCATCGCCGCCGCCACAGGGTGGCGACCCTGGCCGACCGGATCGCGGGGCTGGATCGGGAGTCGGCCGTCCGGGAACGGTTGGCGGCTGCGGAGTATATCCGCGAAAAGTATCTGCGCCTGCTGTTTCTGCACTGGGCTTCGGAAATGGACGATCCCGGCACGCAGCGGATGTACCTGGACGCGGCGCGCGGCAAAGACGCCGTGTGCCCGCATGACGATCTCCTGGGGAAAAAATCGATATGA
- a CDS encoding NAD(P)/FAD-dependent oxidoreductase, protein MNDIFDTIVCGGSLAGSAAAVTLARQGASVLVLDKAEFPRSKLCGGLLTWKTIQILNALFGETPETLRREGIIRYVSDRYAIRSFTATLAEGSLSYPFHFTDRAELDNRLLYHVRRAGARVREGEEVSGCDPDSGEVILKDGRALRARYIIGADGAHSTVRAAFPEVNLNAMRRLTAATIEVKILAGDFPEPVDRPILYVGFMEAGYGWVFPNGDHVLIGICGLRRRDTHFAKLFRTYLDVLGVDPAVLSYQRGHPLPYGSFLHDPVHGNALLAGDAGGYVEPLFGEGIFYALSTGMYAGRAVARSLATGIDPGPEYLRDLHHTILPELRGSNTLRWFLFRVMKLFGPGSIRRFVKLGAGPLGDMVHGKRSYHWLKKKDWRFPQPGE, encoded by the coding sequence ATGAACGATATCTTCGACACCATCGTCTGCGGCGGTTCCCTTGCGGGCAGCGCGGCGGCCGTGACCCTGGCCCGACAGGGAGCCTCCGTGCTCGTCCTGGACAAGGCAGAATTCCCGCGCAGCAAACTCTGCGGCGGCCTGCTCACCTGGAAAACCATACAGATCCTGAACGCCCTCTTCGGCGAGACGCCCGAAACCCTGAGGCGGGAAGGGATCATCCGCTATGTCTCGGACCGCTACGCCATCCGCAGCTTCACCGCCACCCTGGCCGAGGGCTCGCTGTCCTACCCGTTCCACTTCACCGATCGAGCCGAATTGGACAACCGGCTGCTCTACCACGTGCGCCGGGCCGGAGCCCGGGTCCGGGAGGGGGAAGAGGTGAGCGGTTGCGACCCGGACAGCGGCGAGGTGATCCTCAAGGACGGCCGGGCCCTCCGGGCCCGATACATCATCGGCGCGGATGGAGCCCACTCCACGGTGCGCGCCGCCTTTCCCGAGGTGAATCTCAATGCCATGCGGCGGCTCACGGCCGCGACCATCGAGGTCAAAATCCTGGCAGGCGATTTCCCCGAGCCGGTGGACCGGCCGATCCTGTACGTCGGCTTCATGGAGGCGGGCTACGGCTGGGTCTTCCCCAACGGAGACCACGTCCTCATCGGCATCTGCGGCCTGCGCCGCCGGGACACCCACTTCGCCAAGCTGTTCCGGACCTATCTCGACGTGCTTGGCGTGGACCCGGCCGTGCTCTCCTACCAACGCGGCCATCCCCTGCCCTACGGCAGCTTCCTGCACGACCCGGTGCACGGCAACGCCCTGCTCGCCGGGGACGCGGGCGGCTACGTGGAGCCGCTTTTCGGCGAGGGCATCTTCTACGCCCTGAGCACGGGCATGTACGCGGGCCGCGCCGTAGCCCGCTCCCTGGCAACCGGCATCGACCCCGGCCCCGAATACCTCCGCGACCTGCACCACACCATCCTGCCCGAGCTGCGCGGCTCCAATACCCTGCGCTGGTTCCTGTTCCGGGTCATGAAATTGTTCGGCCCCGGATCCATCCGCCGGTTCGTCAAACTCGGCGCGGGACCGCTCGGCGACATGGTCCACGGCAAGCGCTCCTACCATTGGCTGAAAAAAAAGGACTGGAGATTCCCGCAACCCGGCGAGTAA
- a CDS encoding class I SAM-dependent methyltransferase encodes MQDTPMDKRIAADPALFAELMRTLVGGVTLEEASALRRYAALAGAGCIVEIGSYQGKSAVALAMGVLDRGAQPRPMIYCVDPHREYTGFYGGRFGPEDRGRYYQTMLSTGAYRHVGLINLPSEDVASSWKEPVGMLFIDGNHHYEGVRADADNWMPHVPVGGYVAFDDAADEQCGPHRVIEELSATGRFRRLEQVGKVVFLEKIEALPEEPVYSSSGRKILVACERVANTGGLWRFDRIAASLRAKGDELCYLALDPSGNLRETDVPVLSPEEAAWRRWDCTMLPGAAFSRRSLERFDCFQDSRFGVRVQHVLNDQSRKKEFLAVNAAFKPHVVIFNNDAWPEGSYTEFQAHRFHRLIGAVDAERFAPGGERRFPLREGRFVVGGQASKNPGPLLDAVGSLPDGVVVKLFGDVGPEWVEKYAEMAAAGRLEWVGPLGPGQLETFYQSVDCVVHTELFAGWANLVAEAMASGVPVICSGHGTSALAKDRSSALVLDRVSAGEIADRVGLLMRDADLCRRLAREGRRIAERFPWEDYTDKLLALCRDDGRGHYIRDEALGLYGKWPKAWRLAGLEPLFDAAAGKTVLDLGSAEGVIAHEFQRRGASAVHGFEADSARVEFSAGLCDPSVCRFRAADFSDRDAFLAAHGESLLPDYGIVLFLGVYHHLPQFPEGDSPRRTFLEEALRRAADYFAIRTPGPDMLDAEQVINRAGFELVSGNDERKGDNLGGLRIYRRRAPIPFVSFPKSGRSWVRYILTELGLADAYHFGHDGFEFNDGSLPEHDFSVEKRLERFAQCEKVVLLRRNPYDVIVSLYHQVTGRFKDFFRYEGTLSDFIRDPYFGAAVLRDHFAMWEEIRRNRDVFVLTYEDLHADTFTAMRKLLRYCGVEVDDAALREAVEKGDFANMKRLEKSGRFPAPWLRLRNGAPKVRKGKVNGYREEMDAGDIAYLDGVFGG; translated from the coding sequence ATGCAGGACACCCCCATGGATAAACGGATCGCCGCCGACCCCGCGTTGTTTGCCGAGTTGATGCGCACGCTGGTCGGAGGGGTGACGCTTGAGGAAGCGTCGGCCTTGCGCCGGTATGCCGCGCTGGCCGGTGCAGGCTGCATCGTGGAGATCGGCTCGTATCAGGGGAAAAGCGCGGTGGCTCTGGCCATGGGCGTCTTGGACCGGGGGGCCCAGCCCCGGCCGATGATCTACTGCGTCGATCCCCACAGGGAGTACACGGGATTTTACGGGGGGCGGTTCGGCCCGGAGGACAGGGGCCGGTATTATCAGACGATGCTGTCCACCGGGGCCTACAGGCACGTCGGCCTGATCAACTTGCCCAGCGAGGATGTGGCGTCGTCCTGGAAGGAGCCGGTCGGCATGTTGTTCATTGACGGCAACCATCACTATGAGGGCGTCAGGGCGGACGCGGACAATTGGATGCCGCACGTCCCGGTCGGCGGATACGTCGCTTTCGACGATGCCGCCGATGAACAGTGCGGGCCTCACCGCGTGATCGAAGAATTGTCGGCGACGGGGAGGTTCAGGCGCTTGGAGCAGGTGGGAAAAGTCGTCTTTCTGGAGAAAATCGAGGCGTTGCCGGAGGAGCCGGTCTACTCGTCGTCGGGCCGGAAGATCCTCGTGGCCTGCGAACGGGTGGCCAACACCGGCGGGCTGTGGCGGTTCGACCGGATTGCCGCGAGCCTGCGGGCAAAAGGGGATGAACTGTGCTACCTGGCGTTGGACCCGTCGGGAAATCTCCGGGAGACCGATGTCCCCGTGCTTTCCCCCGAGGAAGCGGCCTGGCGGCGATGGGACTGCACCATGCTTCCGGGCGCGGCGTTTTCCCGGCGCTCTCTCGAACGGTTCGATTGTTTCCAGGATTCCCGGTTCGGGGTCCGGGTTCAGCACGTCCTGAACGATCAGAGCCGGAAAAAGGAATTCCTGGCCGTCAACGCGGCCTTCAAGCCGCATGTGGTGATTTTCAACAATGACGCTTGGCCGGAGGGCTCCTACACGGAATTCCAGGCCCACCGGTTCCACCGGCTCATCGGCGCGGTCGATGCCGAGCGCTTCGCCCCCGGCGGGGAGAGGCGTTTCCCCCTGCGCGAAGGGCGGTTCGTGGTGGGCGGCCAGGCGAGCAAGAATCCCGGGCCGCTTCTGGATGCGGTCGGATCGTTGCCGGACGGTGTCGTGGTGAAGTTGTTCGGCGACGTCGGGCCGGAATGGGTGGAGAAGTACGCCGAGATGGCGGCGGCCGGACGCCTGGAGTGGGTCGGCCCGCTGGGTCCGGGGCAGCTTGAGACTTTTTACCAGAGCGTTGACTGCGTCGTCCATACCGAGCTCTTTGCCGGGTGGGCGAATCTGGTGGCCGAGGCCATGGCGAGCGGCGTGCCGGTGATCTGCTCCGGGCACGGCACCTCGGCGTTGGCCAAGGACCGGAGCAGTGCGCTCGTGCTGGACCGGGTCTCGGCCGGGGAGATAGCCGACAGGGTCGGCCTGCTGATGCGCGACGCGGACCTGTGCCGACGCCTGGCCCGCGAGGGCCGCCGCATTGCGGAGCGATTCCCGTGGGAAGATTATACGGACAAGCTCCTTGCGCTCTGCCGCGACGACGGGCGCGGCCACTACATCCGTGATGAGGCGTTGGGATTATACGGGAAATGGCCCAAAGCATGGCGTCTTGCCGGCCTGGAGCCGCTCTTTGACGCGGCGGCGGGCAAAACCGTCCTGGACCTCGGCTCGGCCGAAGGGGTTATCGCTCATGAGTTTCAGCGGCGCGGGGCGTCGGCGGTCCACGGCTTCGAGGCCGATTCGGCGCGGGTCGAATTCTCGGCGGGGCTGTGCGATCCCTCGGTCTGCCGGTTCCGGGCCGCCGATTTCTCGGACCGGGACGCCTTTCTGGCGGCGCATGGCGAGTCCCTGCTGCCCGATTACGGAATCGTCCTGTTCCTCGGGGTCTATCATCACCTGCCGCAGTTTCCCGAGGGGGACTCGCCGCGCCGGACCTTCCTGGAGGAAGCGTTGCGGCGGGCAGCGGATTATTTCGCGATCAGGACGCCGGGCCCCGACATGTTGGATGCGGAACAGGTCATAAACCGCGCGGGGTTCGAACTCGTGTCCGGCAACGACGAGCGGAAGGGCGACAATCTGGGCGGCCTGCGCATCTACAGGCGGCGGGCGCCGATCCCCTTCGTGTCCTTTCCCAAGTCGGGGCGCTCCTGGGTCCGCTATATCCTGACGGAACTCGGCCTGGCCGACGCGTATCATTTCGGCCACGACGGGTTCGAGTTCAACGACGGCTCCCTGCCGGAGCACGATTTCTCGGTGGAGAAACGCCTGGAACGGTTTGCGCAGTGTGAGAAGGTCGTCCTGCTGCGCCGCAACCCGTACGACGTCATCGTCAGTCTCTACCATCAGGTCACCGGCCGGTTTAAGGACTTTTTCCGGTATGAGGGAACCCTTTCCGACTTCATCCGGGACCCGTATTTCGGCGCGGCCGTTTTGCGGGACCATTTCGCCATGTGGGAGGAGATCCGAAGGAACCGGGACGTGTTCGTCCTCACATACGAGGACCTGCACGCCGATACCTTCACGGCGATGCGGAAACTGCTGCGTTACTGCGGCGTCGAGGTCGATGACGCCGCGTTGCGGGAGGCCGTGGAAAAGGGGGACTTCGCCAATATGAAGCGCCTGGAGAAGAGCGGGCGGTTCCCGGCTCCCTGGCTTCGGCTGCGCAACGGCGCGCCCAAGGTCAGGAAGGGAAAGGTCAACGGCTACCGCGAAGAGATGGACGCCGGGGATATAGCCTACTTGGACGGCGTGTTCGGCGGCTAG
- a CDS encoding glycosyltransferase family 2 protein — MSTSLPRRPAASIIIPLFNRVELTAGCWRSLREAGLAGHEVVFIDNGSGDATTGFLESLAGTPGVTALRNGQNEGFAKACNQGARAARGDVLVFLNNDTVVRDNWLPPLLDELADHPETGVAGCKLLYPDGRVQHAGVCVNRWNIPYHIFLGVSPDDSRVSERRSFAMVTGACMAVRANEFLELGGFDEGYVNGHEDVDLCLRYGEAGKAVIYRPDSVVTHLESQSEGRMDHCRANTDRTIARWGTRLEQDDFNYAFPESARLESASPLSVAIKIPTVDKRADPPSSTLRAEALAADLCRRGHRVRIHAVADWDRDEGNADVVLVIPGRTRYIPKPEALNVLWPAPAWPEPRPEAYQAVLSPADFDDLEAALLDMVRSRNEGSPSARRGTPPEGMRP, encoded by the coding sequence ATGAGCACATCCCTTCCCCGCCGCCCGGCGGCCAGTATCATCATCCCCCTGTTCAACCGCGTCGAACTGACTGCGGGGTGCTGGAGATCCCTCCGCGAAGCCGGGCTCGCCGGACACGAGGTGGTATTCATCGACAACGGCTCCGGCGACGCGACCACCGGCTTTCTCGAATCATTGGCGGGAACGCCTGGCGTGACCGCGCTGCGCAACGGGCAAAACGAGGGGTTCGCCAAGGCGTGCAACCAGGGGGCCCGCGCGGCGCGCGGCGATGTGCTCGTCTTTTTGAACAACGACACCGTGGTCCGGGACAACTGGCTGCCCCCCCTGCTCGACGAACTCGCCGACCACCCCGAGACCGGCGTGGCGGGATGCAAGCTCCTCTACCCGGACGGCCGGGTCCAGCATGCCGGGGTGTGCGTCAACCGCTGGAACATTCCCTATCACATCTTTCTCGGCGTCTCCCCGGACGATTCCCGGGTCAGTGAGCGGCGATCCTTCGCCATGGTCACCGGGGCGTGCATGGCCGTCCGGGCAAACGAATTTCTCGAACTCGGCGGGTTTGACGAAGGCTACGTCAACGGCCATGAAGACGTGGACCTCTGCCTACGCTACGGCGAAGCCGGAAAGGCGGTGATCTACCGCCCCGACAGCGTGGTCACGCACCTCGAAAGCCAGTCCGAGGGGCGCATGGACCACTGCCGGGCCAACACCGACCGGACCATCGCGCGATGGGGAACCCGGCTTGAACAGGATGATTTCAACTACGCCTTCCCCGAATCCGCCCGTCTTGAATCCGCTTCGCCGCTGTCCGTCGCGATCAAGATTCCGACCGTGGACAAACGGGCGGACCCGCCATCCTCGACCCTGCGGGCCGAAGCCCTGGCCGCCGATCTTTGCCGCCGGGGCCACCGGGTGCGCATCCACGCCGTGGCGGACTGGGACAGGGACGAAGGGAACGCGGACGTCGTGCTGGTGATCCCGGGCCGGACCCGGTATATCCCGAAACCCGAGGCCCTGAATGTGCTCTGGCCGGCCCCGGCCTGGCCCGAACCCCGGCCGGAAGCCTACCAGGCCGTCCTCTCCCCGGCGGACTTCGACGACCTGGAGGCCGCCTTGCTGGACATGGTCCGCAGCCGGAACGAAGGGAGCCCGTCCGCCCGGCGGGGAACGCCCCCGGAGGGCATGCGGCCATGA